ACAATTCACCCATTTCATTCGCCTGGATTAATTGTTTTACTGCTTGTTGTTGCCATACCCGCTCTCTTTCATGCTCAATTGCTGCAAGCATAGACAGTAAATCATTAGCCAATAAAAAAGAGGCTTGATTAGTAAAGCCTGCTACATGAAAGCCTGCATTATAAGCTGCTTCAGCTGCATGGGTAAAATCCACATGTGCGGTTATATCTTCTTCCCCAGGATGGGCAAGTGGGTTAGTGTGAGATTGCTGGCGATAATGACACATTAATGTGCCCATGTAACGATCTGGATGATAATATTCTTGTCGAGGAAAACCATAGTCAATAATAAAAAAGCCCCTTTTACCAGCATCATGGAACACTGCTTTAGCCAATCACCCATAAACAAATTGGCTTCAGACTGATAAGGATATAAATCAGGCGCTAAGACAGACTTCACGTGATGAATTAAGCGCTCATTACGACAAGGCTTAAATACTTCTGTCAGCTCTCCCTGGTTGTTCATCGTAATATAACTTTCCAGCAGTTCGTCCGCTGTCTGCATAAAACGATGTACTGGCATAGCATCAAGCACTTCATTGGCAACCAACACGCCTTCAAATGACTGCTGTGGCCATCCGGTTTGCCATTTTATTCTGTCGGCCAAATGCGGAATATGCTGTTTTATATTAGCTTCCTGCCAATGACGCAAATGACCGCTCACCTCAAGAATATGATATTCCTCTGGTAGACAATTTAATCGCTCAAGCTGTGTTAAAATATCAATGCATAACCGCCCAGAGCCTGCACCAAATTCAAATAAGATAGGGTGATTGAGTTCACAAAGCACCTGCCGGCATTGATTGGCCAATGTATATCCAAATAAAGGCGTTAATTCAGGAGCAGTTATGAAATCACCTTGAGAACCAAATTTCTGCAAATCAGAGCTGTAATAGCCAAATTGCGGGGCATATAACGCTTGCTGCATAAATTCAACGAAAGGGATTTCGCCTCTGACGCTTAATTGCTTGTAAATAATTTCAATTAGACTCATAACTAATAAAACTTTAGGGTGAGCAATTCACCCGATATTGCGTAATAATACAGCATTTTTAACAAGGAATACATCATGAATCAAACGACCTTATCTGCACCAGTCGCCTTGATTACCGGCGCTGCTCGTCGAATTGGTGCGGCAATTGCCTGGCACTTACACCAAAAAGGCTTTCGGGTTGTCATTCATTTTAATCACTCTTCTCAAGAAGCCAAGGCATTGGCGCTGACCATGAATAAAAACAAAGATAATAGTGCACAGGCACTGCAAGCAGATTTGACCATAAAAAATGCTTGTTATCAGCTTGTTAGCGAAACAGTACATTGGGGAAAACGTCTTGATTTACTAGTAAATAATGCATCCTTCTTTAAACGTACGGATGTTTCCAATCCATCCGAAGCAGATTGGAACAAACTCTTTGATACCAATGTGAGGGCACCCTTCTGGCTAAGTCATGCGTCCAAGCCCTATTTGGCCAAGCAACGTGGCTGCATTATCAACATAACAGATATTCATGCGGAAAAACCCTTAAAGGATTATACGGTATATTGTCAGTCAAAAGCGGCTCTTACCATGCAAACTAAATCACTCGCACGCGAGTTTGCTCCAATGATTCGTGTCAACGGTGTAGCTCCTGGTGCCATTAGCTGGCCTGAAGGTGAAAATACGCTAAGCGAAGCATTACAGAAAAAAATTATCGCTCAAACACCATTGAATATTCATGGGGATCCAACCTTCATTGCCCACGCGGTTTTGGCCATTGTTGAAAATCCTTTTATTACCGGGGAAATTTTGCATGTGGATGGAGGGCGCCGGCTGATATAGAACCTCTCTTCAGAATCGCCAGGCTGGGGCTAAAAACCTTGATTTTAGAGCACTAGCATAAGCATACATTGTAACGCTTTCCATTTAATTCCCCGTGCAGGCGGGAAACCATATTTAATGCAGCGTTATGCTCTGTTCTGAATCGATCCCCGCCTGCGCGGAGATGACAAAAAACAGAATGTACAACTCAACCTGTCAAAATTAAATGAAAAAGGTAGTAGTATGTGAGCAGTGGAGCACAGAAAATTGAGGATTTTAGCCCTGCATGGTTAGACTATAAGACAAGTTCTAAGAAATCTGGAGTAACATACATGAATAAACACTACCTGGATGCAGTTGATATGCTAAAAATTGCGGCTCAACATGCCTACTGTGCTGAATATTTACTAAAACAAAATGCAGAAATTCATCTGGATGAAAATTACAGCATTGATGCATTATTGCCAATCACCTCATTAATGCATTTAGCCTTCGAGTTAACTTTAAAAGCCTGTCTGCTGCATGAACATCGCCAGCTGAGACAATACAAAAACTTGTTAGAGCTTGTTGAGCTTAACAGCCACCTTGGCTTATCCAAAGAAGAGTTAAAGCTAATCACCACCCTCTCTCGTCAACAAGCATTTCGTAAAGGCACAGATTACATGCTTTGGGAAAATCGTCAGCAACTACACGCTTTTTGCGAACAAATTATGCGCCTTTATGCTCATTTGCCGGAATTGATGCCATTGGAATTGCAAATAGATTATCAATAATTTCTTAGCAACCATTTATTCAACCTCTTCCTCCAATAAGGAAAAGGTTGAAAAAAGAATTTGATAAACGATAGCTCTAGCTAATACCGTGACCTATAAACGTGGCAGTTTCACCGCCCGGACCTGTGACAGTGCAGGTTGCCGTAGCGCCATTAGCAATCGTTGCCGCGGTAATGGTGTACCCGGCTGGCAATCCACCATCCAAAGTATTAGCCACATCTTCACAGTCTGCAACTGCAACACCTTTTGCCGGGAAAGCCGCACGAATTCCTTTGTTCATAGCGGAAGCAGAACCTAAAGCGCCGGCAACACCATCTACCGCCGCTTGTCTTGCCTCGGAGCGTATATCAATATAAGAAGGGATAGCCACTGCTGCCAATATGCCTAAAATAACGATAACGATGATTAATTCAATAAGGGTGAACCCTTTTTCCCTTTTCATTCTCTTCTTCCTCAATGAAAAATAATACAATCTAATTTAATTATTTATTATTTTTCAGCCTTAAGCAAATATCTTACAGGCGATTTATTCGAAAAAACATTGCCTTATCTTATTTGTGAAGCCATTTGCCACATCGGCATAAACACACCTAACGCTAAAATAAGAACCATCACCCCCATAATCACCAACATAATCGGTTCAATGGCATCGCTTAAACG
This genomic interval from Legionella oakridgensis ATCC 33761 = DSM 21215 contains the following:
- a CDS encoding prepilin-type N-terminal cleavage/methylation domain-containing protein; this encodes MKREKGFTLIELIIVIVILGILAAVAIPSYIDIRSEARQAAVDGVAGALGSASAMNKGIRAAFPAKGVAVADCEDVANTLDGGLPAGYTITAATIANGATATCTVTGPGGETATFIGHGIS
- a CDS encoding pteridine reductase, translating into MNQTTLSAPVALITGAARRIGAAIAWHLHQKGFRVVIHFNHSSQEAKALALTMNKNKDNSAQALQADLTIKNACYQLVSETVHWGKRLDLLVNNASFFKRTDVSNPSEADWNKLFDTNVRAPFWLSHASKPYLAKQRGCIINITDIHAEKPLKDYTVYCQSKAALTMQTKSLAREFAPMIRVNGVAPGAISWPEGENTLSEALQKKIIAQTPLNIHGDPTFIAHAVLAIVENPFITGEILHVDGGRRLI